GTGGACAGACACTGGTGTGTGGACAGACACAAGTGcgtggacagacaggtgtgtggaCAGACACAAGTGCGTGGACAGACACAGGTGTGTGGACAGAGACAGGTGTGTGGACAGACACAGGTGTGTGGACAGACACAGGTGTGTGGACAGAGACAGGTGTGTGGACAGAGACAGGTGTATGGACagagacaagtgtgtgtgtggacagacacAGGTGTGCGTATGGACAGACACAGGTGCGTGGACAGAGACAGGTGCGTGGACAGACACAGGTGCGTGGACAGAGACAGGTGTatggacagacaggtgtgtgacTGTCGTCTCTGCTGCAGGGGTTCGTTCGATGACGGCATCACTCGTTTCTACACGGGCTGCGTCATCGAGGCGTTGGCGTTCCTGCACTCCAGAGGGATCATCTACAGAGACCTCAAACCGGAGAACATCATCCTGGACCACCGAGGATACGCCAAGCTGGTGCGCACACGGCTTTATCAcatgtattttaaccctttaaacggGAGCAAATTTTGACTTTGTGCACAACAAAAGGGAGAACGAAATGaacaatttaacaaaacatggtccaaaaattagcaagaaattagttaaagagAGCTCTAAGAAAAAACTCttagaaaaaagatttttaaaaaggaggaaaggaacaccaaaaaatgaaaaaaataaaataaattattatgaattatgaatataattttctgtatattttccccatttttgatgttctcctttaaaaaaaatgcaggtctttttttgtcatttattactcattgtttgtaatgtgtgggacatttcttgccaggttgctcacTGCCATTTGTCCCTGTGTTTTCCTGAGACAgcaccaggtttcaaagggttaaaggacgCTGGTCAGATGTTTCATCAGGGTTTCTTCAGCTTAaggcaaataaaaaattaaaattatttaggacttttttaaatgccctTTGGtatgaaatttaagacaaattttacagtaacaaaaactgaaatataaaataaaataaaattacagaagAACTAtgaaccaacatttttttaatatagagTTGAGAACAATTTTGCCTAAAATTGAATAAGTCCAGTGTTTATTGTTGAGTTTTATGACTGATTTTGTGTGTGGGGTTATTCCTCTCCTTTAACTCCCACactaaagtttaaaaagagggatttggcaaattaaaaaaaaaaagttaccaatAAGTTTAAGATTATAACGCAATTTATAAAATCCTAATAATGtcttgcatttttaagacttctgaaagattGATTTCAACATTTTAGCACCAGTTAAGGCCTAATTTGGAGAGAGATGAATTCAAAGactttcaagactttttaaggaccggCACAAACGCTGGTTTCACAGAGACAATATTCACACGGTCTCTTCTGCTCAGGTGGACTTCGGCTTCGCTAAGAAGGTGGGTCTGGGGAAGAAGACGTGGACTTTCTGTGGGACCCCCGAGTACGTGGCCCCTGAGATCATCCTGAACAAAGGCCACGACAGCTCGGCGGACTGCTGGTCTCTGGGGATCCTGGTCTTTGAGCTGCTCAGCGgcaggtgcagcagcaggtttCCGTGAATCAGGAGCCGTGTGTGTTCAGTAAAAACAGATATTCAGTGAACACACAGATGATGCACAGAGAGTAAGGCGGTTATTCAcgtatgaaacatttaaattagcTCGTTATCTGAAGAAACCACGGGAGACGAGAAAACAAGCTCCTCGTCAAGACAAACTGTAGAtttgtaaaatttatttttcactgtgaaattccttttttt
The Plectropomus leopardus isolate mb unplaced genomic scaffold, YSFRI_Pleo_2.0 unplaced_scaffold27020, whole genome shotgun sequence genome window above contains:
- the LOC121937656 gene encoding cGMP-dependent protein kinase 1-like, which gives rise to GSFDDGITRFYTGCVIEALAFLHSRGIIYRDLKPENIILDHRGYAKLVDFGFAKKVGLGKKTWTFCGTPEYVAPEIILNKGHDSSADCWSLGILVFELLSGSPPFSGSDPMKTYNIILRGIDMIEFPKKITKSAANLIKRLCRLLSHLMARFLYLLNKK